TATTCCACTGCATAAAGCATCTGTTTTCTGACGCTGTTTGCAAGCCTGATAGCCCTTGACATTACAGGAAGTAAGAACTCGTGATCATGAGGTATCGCATGTATCAGGTAGCTAGAGTGAGGAAGTTTGTCAGTAGAATTTACTTCGCTGTAAACTCTGAAGTGTGTACCGAACTTAAAACCGGTCTTCGGGATAAATCCTCTGCTGCGAAGGTCTACATAAGTACTGTACTTGCGTCTGAAATCCGGGTCAATTGAAGCTGCAATTTCAGAGAATTCAGAGATGTCAGAAATAGCTTTGTTATTGCTGTCCTTGATATCTATAAATCCTTTATCAAGCAGATATGCAGATTCTACAAGTGATAACTGGAGACGCTCATTGTCAAGTGGTTTACCATAAAAGCCGTTCTCGTAAAGAAGTTTAGATGTTTCGCCTTCCCATACAAGAACACGGTCCTCTAGCATTGTTACTGAAACCGGCTGCTCAAGAGGGAGAGTTTGATCCATCTCGCCTTTAATATCCAGTCTTTTAACCTCGTAGTATGTGATGTCACTTTCCTCGTCAACGATGGCAAGTACCATTTGCTTTCGAACGTTAAGTGCTGCGTTATACTGTGT
The sequence above is a segment of the uncultured Methanolobus sp. genome. Coding sequences within it:
- the endA gene encoding tRNA-intron lyase, with the translated sequence MIGKLVKEKVQSGKQAINELYNTGYYGRPKGDVLELTLVEAAYLLYKNKLEITLDEKNLGFEEFFTEASKRQQFFELKYIVYKDLRERGYYVQPSVTDFRVYPRGSHPGKTQAKLFVYVRSERVPMLLKDLLTQYNAALNVRKQMVLAIVDEESDITYYEVKRLDIKGEMDQTLPLEQPVSVTMLEDRVLVWEGETSKLLYENGFYGKPLDNERLQLSLVESAYLLDKGFIDIKDSNNKAISDISEFSEIAASIDPDFRRKYSTYVDLRSRGFIPKTGFKFGTHFRVYSEVNSTDKLPHSSYLIHAIPHDHEFLLPVMSRAIRLANSVRKQMLYAVEYADAIEYIDIGRIKM